From one Scophthalmus maximus strain ysfricsl-2021 chromosome 19, ASM2237912v1, whole genome shotgun sequence genomic stretch:
- the camsap1b gene encoding calmodulin-regulated spectrin-associated protein 1-B isoform X1, producing MDVDYYAGGDSTRRKVDLPGVAEGTMDVTPFEMYDSARAKIAANLRWLFAKAYGIDHIPEDLRDPFYTDQYDQEHIKPPVIRLLLSGELYCRVCRLILKTEQAASLQSHMSIIQALYFKGIYVMESDDTRVTEEDLACMPIKMSAHMPMIDALMMAYTVEMISIEKVVASVERFSTFSASKELPFDLEDAMVFWINKVNMKMREISAGEHKVKHHPLESPSHQMSPSKWYWKLVPVRYRREHTSGRQPAFFPLLEELMRDVRDGAALLTVVHYYCPDLMKLEDVCLKKVASVADKLYNIQLLREFASEYLNKSFYLTIEDMLYSPLVLKHNVMVFIAELFWWFETVKPEFVQPRDLNELKDARAIAQPKSARPSVPISNATKRSFLASPGVADNQSSPEVCNRYFLHPEDSDPLKGGPSFSPSHPLLPLRQRQQKQQGEDGAGLRNRSNSLTQMDGQPRGSVAAWPDKRQRPQSTLSPYMLHPAPYSDADMASGDSVSLARSISKDSLASNVLNATPKHQTSVHQPPQGAMRRVNGHGFSGSVNAENEDETMVAVARTDCAAAPKWDDGTQANAAVASKPATESKPAPDTFYLEPLMPAALKAAKEKSVCLNKEEECGEGPRSSGRGSLRQGDGSTSAVRRKAACNLNQTFTPPGVEADMSEEPHQGQSDFRPDATSSTDPSSREPAGGFYLHSDAEEPKSGPGLEAELEDLDEDDLDEAVTVKDPNWPRKTFHGEEDEEEEESAKLQEDMNVKEHEDKDMNGGSGRSSPCLSAHSQASSMASGSVRMTSFAERKAQQQRFGSNHDLRSSASSSQRTTPDGSESSGPLASSWRLKRDQSPSSPLGGCARTGDGSTNVLASEFVQLRMQLEEKRRAIEHQKKKMEVLSARQRQKLGKAAFLHIVKKGGGKSDTLPNPLKADISKEELNGQKGPSSKDDLCVGAPRGDKEVAGAAPPGALEADKKGSGGNFYLEEELDLNECSRSIDQLNEAIGSIQQQMTRLSLQQEMLIKQNVQSPPGATPPPPLTSDKNSDSKAGASFHYVEHSSGTAATPTRKPPKLSSGRSPRSKPSELKIAKEQSRLASRTLTPNQSETLPHRGHLTGGRSPRAEQPDSPRNPTAGETIDRPGSGLTRSAASRLHDEANMRLPTRVDPAAVAVPEVSFDECLSSTATVSDLNSSDGSGKENMPSEETQRSKSHLIEVDLSELEAAEDTADDSALEGDGEQKSVMGFFFKDEQKAEDELAKKRAAFFLKQQRKAEEARLRKQQLEADSELKRDEARRKAEEDRLRKEEENARRELIKQEHLRKKQKALFEEKGLVRPKTPKPKQKHRAKCAFREESSSDNFSKGSSTPDNLSTGQSGSSLSLASAATNEADSVNSGGAGSQRCDSVESFPGIRSNSRAVERDWDNGSTASSITSMAEYTGPKLFKEPSARSNKPIIHNAISHRCLAGKVNEPQKNQILEELDKCESNHLMILFRDERFQFRALYSYFPDTEEIHKLTGTGPKSIGHAMIDKLYKYSSDGKRFTAIPAKTVSVSVDALTIHNHLWQAKRGAAPKKSVK from the exons ACCATATTCCAGAGGACTTAAGGGACCCGTTCTACACAGACCAGTACGACCAGGAGCACATAAAGCCGCCTGTCATCCGCCTGCTGCTGTCTGGTGAACTCTACTGCCGCGTCTGCAGACTCATCCTCAAGACGGAGCAGGCGGCGTCTCTTCAGTCCCACATGTCCATCATCCAGGCCCTGTACTTCAAGGGGATTTATGTCATGGAGAGCGACGACACGCGCGTCACGGAGGAGGACCTGGCCTGCATGCCAATCAAAATG aGTGCTCACATGCCCATGATCGATGCCCTGATGATGGCCTACACAGTGGAGATGATCAGCATCGAGAAGGTGGTGGCTTCCGTCGAGCGCTTCTCTACCTTCAGTGCCTCCAAGGAGCTTCCCTTTGACCTGGAGGACGCCATGGTCTTCTGGATCAAcaag GTGAACATGAAGATGAGAGAGATTTCTGCTGGTGAACACAAAGTCAAGCACCACCCTTTGGAGTCCCCCAGCCACCaaatg TCCCCCTCCAAATGGTATTGGAAGCTAGTCCCT GTGCGGTATCGTCGGGAGCACACTTCAGGCCGACAGCCGGCTTTCTTCCCTCTACTGGAGGAGCTGATGCGAGACGTTCGAGACGGAGCAGCGCTGCTCACTGTGGTCCACTACTACTGCCCAGACCTCATGAAGCTGGAGG ATGTTTGCCTGAAGAAAGTGGCCTCCGTTGCTGATAAGCTGTACAACATCCAGCTGCTCCGAGAGTTTGCCAGCGAGTATCTGAACAAAAGTTTCTATCTGACAATAGAGGACATGCTCTACTCGCCACTCGTGCTTAAG CACAATGTGATGGTCTTCATCGCTGAGCTCTTCTGGTGGTTTGAGACCGTCAAGCCAGAGTTTGTCCAGCCCAGAGATCTTAATGAGTTGAAAGATG CTCGAGCCATAGCTCAGCCCAAGAGTGCCCGTCCATCAGTTCCCATCTCCAACGCCACCAAGCGCAGCTTCCTGGCCAGCCCCGGCGTGGCGGATAACCAGAGCAGCCCCGAAGTCTGTAACAGGTACTTCCTGCACCCCGAAGACTCTGATCCCCT CAAAGGGGGTCCAAGCTTCAGTCCTTCCCACCCACTGCTGCCCCTGCgacagaggcagcagaagcagcaagGAGAGGATGGTGCAG gtCTTAGAAACCGCTCAAACTCCCTGACCCAGATGGACGGACAACCAAGAGGCTCTGTTGCTGCGTGGCCAGACAAGAGGCAAAG accaCAGTCCACACTGAGCCCCTACATGTTGCATCCAGCCCCCTACAGCGATGCAGATATGGCCTCCGGTGACAGCGTGAGTCTGGCTCGCTCCATAAGTAAAGACAGCCTTGCGTCCAACGTTCTCAACGCCACACCCAAACACCAGACCTCTGTCCACCAGCCCCCGCAGGGGGCGATGCGCAGAGTCAATGGCCACGGCTTCTCCGGCAGTGTCAACGCTGAAAACGAGGACGAAACCATGGTGGCGGTCGCGAGGACCGATTGTGCCGCCGCCCCCAAATGGGATGACGGGACGCAAGCAAATGCCGCAGTGGCATCTAAACCTGCCACGGAGTCCAAACCAGCACCAGATACCTTTTACCTAGAACCACTAATGCCTGCCGCGCTCAAAGCGGCCAAAGAAAAGTCTGTATGCCtaaacaaggaggaggagtgcGGCGAGGGGCCTCGCTCCTCAGGACGGGGTTCCTTACGCCAAGGAGATGGATCGACATCAGCAGTTCGTAGGAAAGCAGCCTGCAACCTAAACCAAACCTTTACCCCTCCTGGTGTGGAGGCAGACATGTCAGAGGAGCCCCACCAGGGTCAGTCAGATTTCAGGCCCGATGCCACTAGCAGTACGGACCCCTCGTCCAGAGAGCCAGCTGGGGGGTTTTACCTGCATTCAGATGCTGAAGAACCAAAGTCGGGCCCGGGCCTGGAAGCCGAGCTGGAGGACCTGGATGAGGATGATTTGGATGAAGCGGTTACCGTTAAAGACCCCAACTGGCCCAGGAAAACCTTCCATggggaagaagacgaagaggaagaagaatcaGCCAAACTCCAAGAGGATATGAATGTGAAAGAGCACGAGGACAAAGACATGAACGGTGGCAGCGGTCGCTCCAGCCCCTGTCTCAGCGCTCACTCGCAGGCCAGCAGCATGGCCAGCGGCAGCGTGCGCATGACCTCCTTCGCCGAGCGCAAAGCCCAGCAGCAGCGCTTCGGCAGCAACCACGACCTCCGCTCCAGTGCCTCCAGCTCCCAAAGGACCACCCCTGACGGATCAGAGAGCAGCGGGCCCCTGGCGTCCTCCTGGAGGCTTAAACGAGACCAGAGCCCCTCCTCACCCTTGGGAGGGTGTGCTCGCACAGGCGACGGTAGCACTAATGTACTCGCCTCCGAATTCGTGCAGCTGCGcatgcagctggaggagaagaggcgaGCCATCGAgcaccagaagaagaagatggaagTGCTGTCGGCGAGGCAGAGGCAAAAGCTGGGGAAGGCCGCTTTCCTGCACATCGTGAAGAAAGGCGGAGGCAAGAGTGACACGCTACCCAACCCGCTCAAGGCCGACATCTCTAAAGAAGAGCTAAACGGGCAGAAGGGACCGTCGAGTAAAGATGATTTGTGTGTCGGTGCGCCGAGGGGGGACAAAGAGGTGGCGGGCGCCGCCCCGCCAGGTGCCTTAGAAGCCGACAAGAAGGGAAGCGGCGGCAACTTCTACCTAGAGGAAGAGTTGGACCTGAACGAGTGCAGCCGCTCCATCGACCAGCTGAACGAAGCCATCGGCAGCATCCAGCAGCAGATGACGCGGCTGTCGCTGCAGCAGGAGATGTTAATCAAACAGAATGTACAGTCCCCGCCTGGTGcgactccgccccctcctctcaccaGTGACAAAAACTCTGACTCTAAGGCCGGGGCAAGCTTTCACTATGTGGAGCACAGCTCTGGCACCGCTGCCACCCCCACAAGGAAACCCCCCAAGCTGAGCTCGGGCCGGAGCCCCAGGTCCAAACCGTCAGAGCTGAAAATAGCCAAGGAGCAATCCCGGCTGGCGTCCAGGACCCTCACCCCCAACCAGAGCGAGACACTACCACACCGGGGGCATTTAACCGGGGGCAGGTCCCCCAGGGCTGAGCAGCCCGACAGCCCTAGAAACCCCACAGCCGGAGAGACAATCGACCGGCCGGGCTCGGGCCTCACCCGAAGCGCCGCCTCCCGGCTTCACGACGAGGCGAACATGCGTCTGCCGACCCGAGTGGACCCGGCGGCGGTGGCTGTCCCAGAAGTGTCCTTCGACGAATGCCTGTCCAGCACTGCAACCGTGTCCGACCTCAACTCTTCGGACGGTTCGGGGAAAGAGAACATGCCATCGGAGGAGACGCAGCGCAGCAAATCCCACCTGATCGAGGTCGATCTGTCCGAgctggaggcagcagaggaCACAGCGGACGACTCGGCACTGGAAGGAGACGGAGAACAGAAGTCAGTCATGGGCTTCTTCTTCAAG GATGAGCAGAAAGCGGAGGACGAACTCGCTAAGAAAAGAGCAGCGTTCTTCctgaagcagcagaggaaagcCGAGGAGGCTCGACTCCGCAAACAACAGCTAGAGGCCGACTCCGAGCTGAAACGAGACGAAGCGAG ACGGAAAGCCGAGGAGGACCGCCTgcggaaagaggaggagaacgcACGCCGGGAGCTGATAAAGCAGGAGCACCTGCGGAAGAAGCAGAAGGCGCTGTTCGAGGAGAAAGGCCTTGTGAGGCCCAAGACCCCCAAGCCGAAGCAGAAGCACCGAGCCAAGTGTGCGTTCAGAGAGGAGTCCTCCAGCGACAACTTCTCCAAGGGCTCGTCCACAC CGGACAACCTGAGCACTGGCCAATCAGGCTCCAGTCTGTCTCTGGCCTCCGCCGCGACCAACGAGGCCGACAGCGTCAACTCTGGCGGCGCCGGCTCCCAGCG CTGCGACTCCGTGGAGTCGTTTCCAGGAATTCGTAGTAACAGTCGAGCTGTGGAAAGAGACTGGGACAACGGCTCCACCGCGTCTTCCATCACTTCCATGGCTGAATATACTG GTCCCAAACTCTTCAAGGAGCCCAGCGCCAGGTCGAACAAGCCGATCATCCACAACGCAATCTCTCACCGCTGCCTGGCTGGCAAAGTCAACGAGCCCCAGAAGAACCAGATCCTCGAG GAGTTGGACAAGTGCGAGTCCAACCACCTGATGATCCTGTTCCGCGACGAGCGCTTCCAGTTCCGCGCGCTCTACTCGTACTTCCCCGACACGGAGGAGATCCACAAGCTGACGGGCACCGGGCCCAAGAGCATAGGCCACGCGATGATCGACAAGCTGTACAAGTACAGCTCGGACGGCAAGCGCTTCACCGCCATCCCCGCCAAGACTGTGTCCGTGAGCGTGGACGCCCTGACCATCCACAACCACCTGTGGCAGGCCAAGAGGGGCGCCGCGCCAAAGAAAAGTGTCAAATAG
- the camsap1b gene encoding calmodulin-regulated spectrin-associated protein 1-B isoform X2: MDVDYYAGGDSTRRKVDLPGVAEGTMDVTPFEMYDSARAKIAANLRWLFAKAYGIDHIPEDLRDPFYTDQYDQEHIKPPVIRLLLSGELYCRVCRLILKTEQAASLQSHMSIIQALYFKGIYVMESDDTRVTEEDLACMPIKMSAHMPMIDALMMAYTVEMISIEKVVASVERFSTFSASKELPFDLEDAMVFWINKVNMKMREISAGEHKVKHHPLESPSHQMSPSKWYWKLVPVRYRREHTSGRQPAFFPLLEELMRDVRDGAALLTVVHYYCPDLMKLEDVCLKKVASVADKLYNIQLLREFASEYLNKSFYLTIEDMLYSPLVLKHNVMVFIAELFWWFETVKPEFVQPRDLNELKDARAIAQPKSARPSVPISNATKRSFLASPGVADNQSSPEVCNSKGGPSFSPSHPLLPLRQRQQKQQGEDGAGLRNRSNSLTQMDGQPRGSVAAWPDKRQRPQSTLSPYMLHPAPYSDADMASGDSVSLARSISKDSLASNVLNATPKHQTSVHQPPQGAMRRVNGHGFSGSVNAENEDETMVAVARTDCAAAPKWDDGTQANAAVASKPATESKPAPDTFYLEPLMPAALKAAKEKSVCLNKEEECGEGPRSSGRGSLRQGDGSTSAVRRKAACNLNQTFTPPGVEADMSEEPHQGQSDFRPDATSSTDPSSREPAGGFYLHSDAEEPKSGPGLEAELEDLDEDDLDEAVTVKDPNWPRKTFHGEEDEEEEESAKLQEDMNVKEHEDKDMNGGSGRSSPCLSAHSQASSMASGSVRMTSFAERKAQQQRFGSNHDLRSSASSSQRTTPDGSESSGPLASSWRLKRDQSPSSPLGGCARTGDGSTNVLASEFVQLRMQLEEKRRAIEHQKKKMEVLSARQRQKLGKAAFLHIVKKGGGKSDTLPNPLKADISKEELNGQKGPSSKDDLCVGAPRGDKEVAGAAPPGALEADKKGSGGNFYLEEELDLNECSRSIDQLNEAIGSIQQQMTRLSLQQEMLIKQNVQSPPGATPPPPLTSDKNSDSKAGASFHYVEHSSGTAATPTRKPPKLSSGRSPRSKPSELKIAKEQSRLASRTLTPNQSETLPHRGHLTGGRSPRAEQPDSPRNPTAGETIDRPGSGLTRSAASRLHDEANMRLPTRVDPAAVAVPEVSFDECLSSTATVSDLNSSDGSGKENMPSEETQRSKSHLIEVDLSELEAAEDTADDSALEGDGEQKSVMGFFFKDEQKAEDELAKKRAAFFLKQQRKAEEARLRKQQLEADSELKRDEARRKAEEDRLRKEEENARRELIKQEHLRKKQKALFEEKGLVRPKTPKPKQKHRAKCAFREESSSDNFSKGSSTPDNLSTGQSGSSLSLASAATNEADSVNSGGAGSQRCDSVESFPGIRSNSRAVERDWDNGSTASSITSMAEYTGPKLFKEPSARSNKPIIHNAISHRCLAGKVNEPQKNQILEELDKCESNHLMILFRDERFQFRALYSYFPDTEEIHKLTGTGPKSIGHAMIDKLYKYSSDGKRFTAIPAKTVSVSVDALTIHNHLWQAKRGAAPKKSVK, encoded by the exons ACCATATTCCAGAGGACTTAAGGGACCCGTTCTACACAGACCAGTACGACCAGGAGCACATAAAGCCGCCTGTCATCCGCCTGCTGCTGTCTGGTGAACTCTACTGCCGCGTCTGCAGACTCATCCTCAAGACGGAGCAGGCGGCGTCTCTTCAGTCCCACATGTCCATCATCCAGGCCCTGTACTTCAAGGGGATTTATGTCATGGAGAGCGACGACACGCGCGTCACGGAGGAGGACCTGGCCTGCATGCCAATCAAAATG aGTGCTCACATGCCCATGATCGATGCCCTGATGATGGCCTACACAGTGGAGATGATCAGCATCGAGAAGGTGGTGGCTTCCGTCGAGCGCTTCTCTACCTTCAGTGCCTCCAAGGAGCTTCCCTTTGACCTGGAGGACGCCATGGTCTTCTGGATCAAcaag GTGAACATGAAGATGAGAGAGATTTCTGCTGGTGAACACAAAGTCAAGCACCACCCTTTGGAGTCCCCCAGCCACCaaatg TCCCCCTCCAAATGGTATTGGAAGCTAGTCCCT GTGCGGTATCGTCGGGAGCACACTTCAGGCCGACAGCCGGCTTTCTTCCCTCTACTGGAGGAGCTGATGCGAGACGTTCGAGACGGAGCAGCGCTGCTCACTGTGGTCCACTACTACTGCCCAGACCTCATGAAGCTGGAGG ATGTTTGCCTGAAGAAAGTGGCCTCCGTTGCTGATAAGCTGTACAACATCCAGCTGCTCCGAGAGTTTGCCAGCGAGTATCTGAACAAAAGTTTCTATCTGACAATAGAGGACATGCTCTACTCGCCACTCGTGCTTAAG CACAATGTGATGGTCTTCATCGCTGAGCTCTTCTGGTGGTTTGAGACCGTCAAGCCAGAGTTTGTCCAGCCCAGAGATCTTAATGAGTTGAAAGATG CTCGAGCCATAGCTCAGCCCAAGAGTGCCCGTCCATCAGTTCCCATCTCCAACGCCACCAAGCGCAGCTTCCTGGCCAGCCCCGGCGTGGCGGATAACCAGAGCAGCCCCGAAGTCTGTAACAG CAAAGGGGGTCCAAGCTTCAGTCCTTCCCACCCACTGCTGCCCCTGCgacagaggcagcagaagcagcaagGAGAGGATGGTGCAG gtCTTAGAAACCGCTCAAACTCCCTGACCCAGATGGACGGACAACCAAGAGGCTCTGTTGCTGCGTGGCCAGACAAGAGGCAAAG accaCAGTCCACACTGAGCCCCTACATGTTGCATCCAGCCCCCTACAGCGATGCAGATATGGCCTCCGGTGACAGCGTGAGTCTGGCTCGCTCCATAAGTAAAGACAGCCTTGCGTCCAACGTTCTCAACGCCACACCCAAACACCAGACCTCTGTCCACCAGCCCCCGCAGGGGGCGATGCGCAGAGTCAATGGCCACGGCTTCTCCGGCAGTGTCAACGCTGAAAACGAGGACGAAACCATGGTGGCGGTCGCGAGGACCGATTGTGCCGCCGCCCCCAAATGGGATGACGGGACGCAAGCAAATGCCGCAGTGGCATCTAAACCTGCCACGGAGTCCAAACCAGCACCAGATACCTTTTACCTAGAACCACTAATGCCTGCCGCGCTCAAAGCGGCCAAAGAAAAGTCTGTATGCCtaaacaaggaggaggagtgcGGCGAGGGGCCTCGCTCCTCAGGACGGGGTTCCTTACGCCAAGGAGATGGATCGACATCAGCAGTTCGTAGGAAAGCAGCCTGCAACCTAAACCAAACCTTTACCCCTCCTGGTGTGGAGGCAGACATGTCAGAGGAGCCCCACCAGGGTCAGTCAGATTTCAGGCCCGATGCCACTAGCAGTACGGACCCCTCGTCCAGAGAGCCAGCTGGGGGGTTTTACCTGCATTCAGATGCTGAAGAACCAAAGTCGGGCCCGGGCCTGGAAGCCGAGCTGGAGGACCTGGATGAGGATGATTTGGATGAAGCGGTTACCGTTAAAGACCCCAACTGGCCCAGGAAAACCTTCCATggggaagaagacgaagaggaagaagaatcaGCCAAACTCCAAGAGGATATGAATGTGAAAGAGCACGAGGACAAAGACATGAACGGTGGCAGCGGTCGCTCCAGCCCCTGTCTCAGCGCTCACTCGCAGGCCAGCAGCATGGCCAGCGGCAGCGTGCGCATGACCTCCTTCGCCGAGCGCAAAGCCCAGCAGCAGCGCTTCGGCAGCAACCACGACCTCCGCTCCAGTGCCTCCAGCTCCCAAAGGACCACCCCTGACGGATCAGAGAGCAGCGGGCCCCTGGCGTCCTCCTGGAGGCTTAAACGAGACCAGAGCCCCTCCTCACCCTTGGGAGGGTGTGCTCGCACAGGCGACGGTAGCACTAATGTACTCGCCTCCGAATTCGTGCAGCTGCGcatgcagctggaggagaagaggcgaGCCATCGAgcaccagaagaagaagatggaagTGCTGTCGGCGAGGCAGAGGCAAAAGCTGGGGAAGGCCGCTTTCCTGCACATCGTGAAGAAAGGCGGAGGCAAGAGTGACACGCTACCCAACCCGCTCAAGGCCGACATCTCTAAAGAAGAGCTAAACGGGCAGAAGGGACCGTCGAGTAAAGATGATTTGTGTGTCGGTGCGCCGAGGGGGGACAAAGAGGTGGCGGGCGCCGCCCCGCCAGGTGCCTTAGAAGCCGACAAGAAGGGAAGCGGCGGCAACTTCTACCTAGAGGAAGAGTTGGACCTGAACGAGTGCAGCCGCTCCATCGACCAGCTGAACGAAGCCATCGGCAGCATCCAGCAGCAGATGACGCGGCTGTCGCTGCAGCAGGAGATGTTAATCAAACAGAATGTACAGTCCCCGCCTGGTGcgactccgccccctcctctcaccaGTGACAAAAACTCTGACTCTAAGGCCGGGGCAAGCTTTCACTATGTGGAGCACAGCTCTGGCACCGCTGCCACCCCCACAAGGAAACCCCCCAAGCTGAGCTCGGGCCGGAGCCCCAGGTCCAAACCGTCAGAGCTGAAAATAGCCAAGGAGCAATCCCGGCTGGCGTCCAGGACCCTCACCCCCAACCAGAGCGAGACACTACCACACCGGGGGCATTTAACCGGGGGCAGGTCCCCCAGGGCTGAGCAGCCCGACAGCCCTAGAAACCCCACAGCCGGAGAGACAATCGACCGGCCGGGCTCGGGCCTCACCCGAAGCGCCGCCTCCCGGCTTCACGACGAGGCGAACATGCGTCTGCCGACCCGAGTGGACCCGGCGGCGGTGGCTGTCCCAGAAGTGTCCTTCGACGAATGCCTGTCCAGCACTGCAACCGTGTCCGACCTCAACTCTTCGGACGGTTCGGGGAAAGAGAACATGCCATCGGAGGAGACGCAGCGCAGCAAATCCCACCTGATCGAGGTCGATCTGTCCGAgctggaggcagcagaggaCACAGCGGACGACTCGGCACTGGAAGGAGACGGAGAACAGAAGTCAGTCATGGGCTTCTTCTTCAAG GATGAGCAGAAAGCGGAGGACGAACTCGCTAAGAAAAGAGCAGCGTTCTTCctgaagcagcagaggaaagcCGAGGAGGCTCGACTCCGCAAACAACAGCTAGAGGCCGACTCCGAGCTGAAACGAGACGAAGCGAG ACGGAAAGCCGAGGAGGACCGCCTgcggaaagaggaggagaacgcACGCCGGGAGCTGATAAAGCAGGAGCACCTGCGGAAGAAGCAGAAGGCGCTGTTCGAGGAGAAAGGCCTTGTGAGGCCCAAGACCCCCAAGCCGAAGCAGAAGCACCGAGCCAAGTGTGCGTTCAGAGAGGAGTCCTCCAGCGACAACTTCTCCAAGGGCTCGTCCACAC CGGACAACCTGAGCACTGGCCAATCAGGCTCCAGTCTGTCTCTGGCCTCCGCCGCGACCAACGAGGCCGACAGCGTCAACTCTGGCGGCGCCGGCTCCCAGCG CTGCGACTCCGTGGAGTCGTTTCCAGGAATTCGTAGTAACAGTCGAGCTGTGGAAAGAGACTGGGACAACGGCTCCACCGCGTCTTCCATCACTTCCATGGCTGAATATACTG GTCCCAAACTCTTCAAGGAGCCCAGCGCCAGGTCGAACAAGCCGATCATCCACAACGCAATCTCTCACCGCTGCCTGGCTGGCAAAGTCAACGAGCCCCAGAAGAACCAGATCCTCGAG GAGTTGGACAAGTGCGAGTCCAACCACCTGATGATCCTGTTCCGCGACGAGCGCTTCCAGTTCCGCGCGCTCTACTCGTACTTCCCCGACACGGAGGAGATCCACAAGCTGACGGGCACCGGGCCCAAGAGCATAGGCCACGCGATGATCGACAAGCTGTACAAGTACAGCTCGGACGGCAAGCGCTTCACCGCCATCCCCGCCAAGACTGTGTCCGTGAGCGTGGACGCCCTGACCATCCACAACCACCTGTGGCAGGCCAAGAGGGGCGCCGCGCCAAAGAAAAGTGTCAAATAG